The uncultured Fretibacterium sp. region GCTGCATGCGTTTTCTGGACGAGGACCCCTGGGAGCGGCTGCGCGTCATCCGTTCCCGGATCAAAAACACCAAGCTCCAGATGCTGCTGCGGGGGCAGAACCTCGTGGGCTACCGGCACTATGCGGACGACGCGGTGAGGGAGTTCGTGAAGCGCGCGGTGGGGGGCGGCATCGATATCATCCGCGTCTTCGACGCCCTGAACGATCTGCGCAACATGGAGGTCGCGGCCGACCAGGTGAAGAAGGAGGGGGCGCACCTTCAGCTGTGCATCTCCTACACGATCTCCCCCGTCCATCCCCTGGACGCCTTCGCCGAGATGGCCCTGAAGATGGCGGGCATGGGTGCGGACTCCATAGCCATCAAGGACATGGCGGGCCTGCTGAGCCCGGTGGACTGCGCCCGGCTCGTCCGTGCGATACGCGCTCGGACGGACCTGCCGATACAGCTTCACAGCCACTATACCAGCGGATTGGCCTCCATGACCTACTACGCGGGGCTCAGGGCGGGGGCGGACATCGTCGACACGGCGATCTCCCCCTTCTCCATGGGTACCAGCCAGCCTCCCACGGAGTCGCTGGTCGCGGCCCTGGCGGGCGGGGACCTGGACACGGGAATCGGCCTGGACAAGCTGATCCCCGTCGAGGAGTACTTCAAGACGCTCCGCGAGAAATACAGGAAACTGCTCCCGGATATCGGCGGGGTCAACATCAACATCCTGCGCTATCAGGTCCCGGGCGGCATGTACTCGAACCTCGTGAACCAGCTCAGGGAGCAGAATGCCCTGGACAAGCTGGAGGACGTGATGAACGAGATCCCCGTGGTGCGAAAGGCCATGGGCTACCCGCCCCTGGTGACCCCGACAAGCCAGATCGTCGGGACGCAGGCGACGCTGAACGTCCTGACGGGCCAGCGCTGGAAGGTCATTCCCAAGGAGGTCAAGCAGTACTTCCTGGGCTACTACGGGACGGCGCCCGCTCCCCTGGACCCCGAGGTCCAAAAGCTGGCGATAGGGGACGAGGAGCCCATCACCTGCCGGCCCGGCGAGAGGATACCACCCGAGATGGAGGCGGCCCGCAGGGCCGCGGAGGCCTGGTCGCTCCAGCCGGAGGACGCCTTGACCTGGATTATGTTCCCCCAGGTCGCCAAGGACTTTCTTCCGCGGAAGTACGCGCGCGTCACGCGCCGGGACGTTGGGCTCCAGGACCTCGTCGAGG contains the following coding sequences:
- a CDS encoding pyruvate carboxylase subunit B, with the translated sequence MTENRTEGAPEEKACRRARIMETALRDAHQSLIATRMSTRDMIPVLERMDAVGYWALEMWGGATFDSCMRFLDEDPWERLRVIRSRIKNTKLQMLLRGQNLVGYRHYADDAVREFVKRAVGGGIDIIRVFDALNDLRNMEVAADQVKKEGAHLQLCISYTISPVHPLDAFAEMALKMAGMGADSIAIKDMAGLLSPVDCARLVRAIRARTDLPIQLHSHYTSGLASMTYYAGLRAGADIVDTAISPFSMGTSQPPTESLVAALAGGDLDTGIGLDKLIPVEEYFKTLREKYRKLLPDIGGVNINILRYQVPGGMYSNLVNQLREQNALDKLEDVMNEIPVVRKAMGYPPLVTPTSQIVGTQATLNVLTGQRWKVIPKEVKQYFLGYYGTAPAPLDPEVQKLAIGDEEPITCRPGERIPPEMEAARRAAEAWSLQPEDALTWIMFPQVAKDFLPRKYARVTRRDVGLQDLVE